The following proteins are co-located in the Polystyrenella longa genome:
- a CDS encoding STAS domain-containing protein: protein MSSGGLRRIDIDEFGDITIAKFIDNKILDETNIQIIGNQLFALVEQDGRKKIILDFSSVEYLSSAALGKLITMEKKVKAAQGNLRLCSIRPEIYEVFAITKLNQVFTICDDSDEALQSF, encoded by the coding sequence ATGTCGAGCGGTGGTCTCCGAAGAATTGATATAGACGAATTCGGCGATATCACAATCGCCAAATTCATAGATAATAAAATTCTCGATGAAACAAACATCCAGATAATTGGCAATCAGTTGTTCGCTCTGGTTGAGCAGGATGGACGCAAGAAAATCATTCTCGATTTTTCGAGCGTCGAATATCTCTCCTCAGCCGCATTGGGCAAGCTGATTACCATGGAGAAAAAAGTGAAAGCCGCTCAGGGCAACTTGCGGCTGTGTAGTATTCGCCCCGAGATTTACGAGGTTTTTGCGATCACGAAACTGAATCAGGTCTTCACGATTTGTGATGATTCTGATGAAGCACTCCAATCGTTTTAG
- a CDS encoding HEAT repeat domain-containing protein, whose translation MPRLIWCSLIILSLLLVGFSLRAVAQGEGNPSSAAGTDTSALPPDLDADLLLQEPKTPTELLDTAFLMTRLGRFEQARGYMTKLLALELSFETWREIYEHTGSTAVLRMSRTESLQPESTQILEKVTAALQESRNDPVRINALIDQLGGPPEQQQIAQLELKNNSDVTLPYLVSRLGTNDGTLGSEVFTTTLILMGKRAVPAMMAALQSSNEQVQVTALEVLRFLKAKEAVPAILPLAYSANSPAGIQLLARETLQEWNVSNSIASEESKAEMAAAQLTELAHNNFKQTPQLNSKQVELWTWDVEKKTVQSRLVTPYERAQYEGLLQAHQALSISPNAPESQALMLGFMLAAERRNGDDTPHITGQGSAHDLALSLGPELVTRSLGQALEANYHQAAYATLQVLGEIGKAELLYELGSSITASLNSPDRAVQFAAAETILKFRPTEPFQNSHRVVPVLSETLLDDGHKQAVVVGAGVETTLMTANLFDQLQYDTIAVTTGREGFRQAAQNRGVQLVVLRPNTIRWPLSATIANLRADARTKMIPIVIYGPPEIRDVAETLASRYPGIDYVQETNDSITMRPVVESLAKNHKLHSAIHQVDQKKQQELAAYWLAQIGQFHSAELYDLRTAEAVLINSLTNPRLVGNALISLAHVGTYNAQSAIARQIYVPKREDRVRAEAARQLKLHIQKYGLLLTDREIVLLKQSRKDILAPEVSNGISSVMGQLKPDRVKTGQLLQKFTSERLGEVLR comes from the coding sequence ATGCCCAGATTGATCTGGTGCTCGTTGATAATCTTGTCACTGCTGCTGGTCGGTTTCAGCCTTCGTGCCGTCGCACAGGGGGAAGGAAATCCGTCATCCGCCGCCGGAACGGATACATCTGCGCTGCCGCCTGATCTTGATGCCGACCTGTTGCTGCAAGAACCCAAAACTCCCACGGAATTGCTGGACACCGCTTTCCTGATGACTCGACTTGGTCGATTTGAGCAAGCTCGTGGTTATATGACTAAACTTCTGGCTCTCGAATTATCCTTCGAAACCTGGCGAGAAATATACGAGCACACGGGTAGTACGGCCGTATTACGAATGTCGCGAACAGAAAGTTTGCAACCAGAATCGACTCAGATCCTGGAGAAAGTCACAGCCGCTTTACAGGAATCACGTAACGATCCTGTACGAATCAATGCGTTAATAGATCAACTTGGTGGCCCCCCCGAGCAGCAACAGATTGCTCAACTGGAACTCAAAAATAACAGCGATGTGACGCTTCCTTACCTTGTTTCTCGCCTGGGAACGAATGATGGAACATTGGGCAGTGAAGTCTTCACCACGACTCTCATCTTAATGGGAAAGCGGGCCGTTCCAGCGATGATGGCAGCCCTGCAGTCCTCGAATGAACAGGTTCAAGTGACGGCTCTGGAAGTTCTTCGCTTCCTGAAAGCGAAAGAAGCCGTTCCCGCCATTTTGCCATTGGCCTACAGTGCGAACTCACCTGCAGGTATCCAGCTTCTTGCTCGGGAAACGTTACAGGAGTGGAATGTCTCCAACAGTATTGCTTCGGAGGAATCCAAAGCGGAAATGGCGGCGGCCCAATTGACTGAATTGGCCCACAACAATTTCAAACAGACGCCACAGCTTAATTCGAAACAAGTGGAACTATGGACTTGGGATGTCGAAAAGAAGACCGTCCAATCCCGGCTGGTCACTCCATATGAGCGAGCCCAGTACGAAGGCTTGCTGCAGGCTCATCAGGCGCTGTCGATCAGCCCGAATGCTCCCGAATCGCAAGCGTTAATGTTGGGCTTCATGCTAGCCGCAGAACGGCGTAACGGAGACGATACTCCTCATATTACCGGTCAAGGGTCGGCTCATGATCTTGCTCTCTCCCTCGGTCCGGAGCTTGTGACACGTTCATTGGGTCAGGCACTGGAAGCAAATTATCACCAGGCGGCGTATGCAACCCTGCAGGTGTTAGGGGAAATTGGCAAAGCTGAGTTGCTCTACGAGCTAGGATCTTCGATCACCGCATCGCTGAACTCCCCTGATCGCGCTGTGCAATTCGCGGCAGCAGAGACAATCTTGAAGTTTCGTCCAACGGAACCATTCCAAAATTCACACCGTGTCGTACCTGTATTGTCTGAAACGTTACTGGATGATGGACATAAACAAGCGGTGGTGGTGGGAGCGGGTGTTGAGACGACTCTCATGACTGCGAACCTGTTCGATCAGCTTCAATACGATACGATCGCCGTCACAACGGGCCGGGAAGGTTTCAGGCAAGCTGCTCAGAATCGAGGCGTGCAACTCGTTGTCCTGCGGCCGAACACGATTCGGTGGCCATTGAGTGCCACTATTGCCAATTTGCGTGCCGACGCTCGAACTAAAATGATTCCCATCGTAATCTACGGTCCACCGGAAATACGCGATGTGGCCGAGACTTTGGCGAGTCGATATCCTGGAATTGATTACGTACAGGAGACTAATGATTCAATTACAATGCGACCTGTCGTCGAAAGCTTGGCAAAAAACCACAAACTGCATTCTGCTATTCACCAGGTTGATCAAAAGAAACAACAAGAGCTCGCAGCTTACTGGCTGGCCCAAATCGGCCAGTTTCATTCAGCCGAATTGTACGACCTGCGTACTGCCGAAGCGGTATTAATCAACAGTTTGACGAATCCGCGCCTCGTTGGAAACGCTTTGATCAGCTTGGCCCATGTCGGCACCTACAATGCTCAGTCAGCGATTGCCCGGCAAATTTATGTTCCTAAAAGGGAAGACCGGGTTCGTGCGGAAGCAGCTCGTCAGCTGAAACTGCATATCCAAAAGTACGGTCTACTACTGACGGATCGAGAAATTGTCCTGCTCAAACAGAGCCGGAAAGATATTCTGGCACCGGAAGTTTCCAACGGCATTTCATCTGTTATGGGCCAACTCAAACCAGACCGAGTGAAAACGGGGCAGCTACTCCAGAAATTCACCAGCGAACGTCTGGGCGAAGTTTTACGCTAG
- a CDS encoding ATP-binding protein — translation MSASESFQVTIPSDIAEGQAIQERIVSMLEERDYTMRDVFGVKLALEEAIVNAIKHGNKYATDKQVHIDWEIDDDAVRIQIEDEGPGFDPSDIPDPTLLENLERPSGRGIMLIRAYMTSCEYEDRGRRVVMEKQRSTEPAE, via the coding sequence ATGTCAGCTAGCGAATCATTCCAGGTAACGATTCCCAGCGATATTGCTGAAGGACAGGCGATACAGGAACGCATCGTGAGCATGCTCGAGGAAAGAGACTACACGATGCGAGACGTCTTCGGGGTCAAGCTGGCATTGGAAGAAGCGATCGTCAACGCCATCAAGCACGGCAATAAATACGCGACGGATAAACAAGTCCACATCGATTGGGAAATCGATGACGACGCAGTCCGCATCCAGATTGAGGACGAAGGTCCTGGTTTTGACCCCAGCGACATCCCCGATCCAACCTTGTTGGAAAATCTGGAACGCCCCTCTGGTCGTGGAATCATGCTGATCCGGGCCTATATGACCTCCTGCGAATACGAGGACAGAGGACGACGGGTTGTGATGGAAAAGCAGCGGTCGACCGAACCGGCAGAATGA
- the typA gene encoding translational GTPase TypA: MLRNDLRNIAIIAHVDHGKTTLVDSLLRQSGQFRDTQLSQACILDSNDLERERGITILSKNIAVNYKGVKINIIDTPGHADFGGEVERVLRMADGALILVDAFEGPRPQTRFVVQKALECGLQPIVLVNKIDRPDARPEEVLDETFELFVELGASEEALSFPFMFASGRDGYASEDPALREGNMEPLLDMVLAQIPGPDVNPDGPFQMMCTTLDWSDFVGRVVTGRIASGSVKKGQKVVVMREDGRHDTGEVTRVEVFDKLGCTEVDRAEAGDIVALTGLPDPEIGDTISCPVNPASLERISVDEPTLSMLFTVNTSPLAGQDGKFLTTRHLRARLKRELESNVALRVEEAEDRDSFYVSGRGILHLSILIEQMRREGYELSIGKPKVIRKQVDGVWHEPYEVLVVDVPTADVGPVMEIAGNRRGQIVEMTASDTGLTHLEFSIPARGLIGIRTRLLNATRGEAVIHHQFDSYKRVEGEVPHRKNGVLISQLSGRSVGYALWKLQDRAEMFVNVGEEVYEGMIVGENSRDSDMVVNPVREKKLTNVRSSGADDAIVLKPPRKLTLEAALEYIEDDEFVEVTPTIIRLRKMHLTENARKRSSRVK, from the coding sequence ATGCTCCGCAACGATTTACGCAACATTGCAATCATTGCACACGTTGACCATGGCAAAACAACTTTAGTTGACAGCCTGCTGCGCCAGTCGGGTCAGTTTCGAGATACGCAGTTATCTCAAGCCTGTATTCTTGACTCCAACGATCTTGAACGCGAGCGAGGGATCACGATTCTCTCCAAGAATATCGCCGTGAATTATAAAGGGGTAAAGATTAATATCATCGATACCCCTGGTCACGCCGACTTCGGTGGAGAAGTGGAACGCGTCCTGCGAATGGCCGATGGAGCATTGATCCTGGTCGATGCCTTCGAAGGTCCACGCCCTCAGACACGCTTCGTCGTTCAGAAAGCCCTCGAATGCGGTCTGCAACCGATCGTACTTGTCAATAAAATTGACCGACCTGATGCCCGTCCGGAAGAAGTCCTCGACGAAACCTTCGAATTGTTCGTCGAATTGGGCGCTTCGGAAGAGGCACTCTCGTTTCCGTTCATGTTTGCCAGTGGCCGCGATGGTTATGCCAGTGAAGATCCTGCTCTTCGAGAAGGAAACATGGAGCCATTGCTCGATATGGTGCTCGCACAGATTCCTGGCCCTGATGTTAATCCGGACGGTCCATTCCAGATGATGTGTACTACCCTCGACTGGTCCGACTTCGTCGGCCGAGTTGTTACGGGCCGCATCGCCAGTGGAAGTGTGAAAAAAGGCCAGAAGGTCGTCGTGATGCGTGAAGATGGTCGGCACGATACCGGCGAAGTCACCCGCGTGGAAGTCTTCGACAAACTGGGTTGCACCGAGGTCGATCGAGCCGAAGCGGGAGACATTGTCGCCTTGACTGGTCTGCCTGATCCGGAAATTGGCGACACCATTTCCTGTCCCGTCAATCCAGCCTCTCTGGAGCGAATTTCCGTTGACGAACCGACTTTGTCGATGCTGTTCACAGTCAACACCTCTCCTCTGGCCGGACAAGACGGAAAGTTCCTCACGACTCGTCACCTGCGAGCCCGACTAAAACGTGAACTCGAATCGAACGTCGCCCTACGCGTCGAAGAGGCAGAAGACCGAGACTCTTTTTATGTGTCCGGCCGTGGTATTCTGCACCTGTCGATTCTGATCGAGCAAATGCGACGAGAAGGTTACGAACTTTCGATTGGAAAACCAAAAGTCATTCGCAAACAAGTCGACGGTGTCTGGCACGAGCCTTACGAAGTTCTCGTTGTCGATGTGCCGACCGCCGATGTGGGACCCGTGATGGAAATCGCTGGTAACCGACGCGGACAAATTGTGGAAATGACAGCGAGCGACACCGGGTTGACTCACCTCGAGTTTTCCATTCCAGCTCGTGGTCTGATTGGTATCAGAACACGTCTGTTAAACGCAACTCGAGGCGAAGCGGTGATCCATCACCAGTTCGATAGCTACAAACGGGTCGAAGGAGAAGTTCCCCATCGTAAAAATGGTGTTCTGATCTCTCAGCTTTCTGGAAGATCTGTCGGTTACGCCCTCTGGAAATTGCAGGATCGTGCAGAAATGTTCGTGAATGTTGGCGAAGAAGTGTACGAAGGTATGATTGTGGGTGAAAACTCACGCGACTCGGACATGGTCGTTAATCCAGTTCGCGAGAAAAAACTGACCAACGTACGTTCTTCAGGTGCTGATGACGCGATCGTGCTGAAACCACCCAGAAAACTGACGCTGGAAGCGGCTCTCGAATACATCGAAGATGATGAATTCGTCGAAGTCACTCCAACCATCATTCGATTACGTAAGATGCATCTTACGGAAAACGCTCGTAAGCGAAGTTCACGCGTAAAATAG
- a CDS encoding (5-formylfuran-3-yl)methyl phosphate synthase — MTTEKPHLDRSAASLPLKRQSKHSNRPALLISVRNGAEARIVLEGGVDFLDVKEPLNGPLGAASKETLNEISVLMESAPDIHFSAALGELQNFQDERNAFSLPEEVDFVKLGLSGCRSRAEWESDFRQLQSDISGLTSRGQLNWVAVAYADHGTCDAPTPDQVLTLAIETGCVGLLVDTYSKNGLSTFDFMSAAELKRLRQSCQSHDLFFALAGSIRPIHLPQIRDVDPDIIAVRGAVCKTMDRTGEISLAAIEQFKASLRAVAS, encoded by the coding sequence ATGACCACTGAAAAGCCCCATCTGGACCGTTCAGCAGCATCTCTTCCTCTAAAAAGGCAGAGCAAACACTCAAATCGACCTGCTCTCCTTATTTCGGTCCGCAATGGAGCGGAAGCCAGAATTGTTTTGGAAGGGGGAGTCGATTTTCTCGACGTTAAGGAACCCCTGAACGGCCCCCTGGGAGCCGCTTCCAAGGAGACACTGAACGAAATCAGTGTCTTAATGGAATCCGCCCCTGATATTCATTTTAGCGCCGCCCTCGGAGAACTCCAGAACTTTCAGGACGAACGGAATGCATTCTCACTCCCGGAGGAGGTCGATTTCGTCAAACTTGGGCTCTCTGGATGCCGGTCCCGAGCCGAGTGGGAAAGTGACTTCCGCCAGCTCCAAAGTGACATAAGTGGCTTAACTTCACGTGGCCAGCTAAATTGGGTCGCCGTTGCCTACGCCGATCACGGGACCTGTGACGCACCCACTCCGGACCAAGTACTGACTCTGGCAATCGAAACCGGTTGCGTAGGATTACTGGTTGATACCTACTCCAAAAACGGCCTGTCCACTTTCGATTTCATGAGTGCTGCTGAATTGAAACGTCTCCGTCAAAGCTGCCAGAGTCACGATTTATTTTTTGCGCTGGCGGGCTCTATCAGGCCAATTCACCTTCCACAGATTCGTGACGTCGATCCCGATATCATTGCCGTTCGCGGAGCTGTATGTAAAACAATGGACCGCACAGGAGAGATCAGCCTCGCTGCAATTGAACAGTTTAAGGCGTCTCTGCGTGCCGTCGCATCATAA
- a CDS encoding sigma-54 interaction domain-containing protein, with translation MDNVLSDAPVLPDMIGYCDVMRDVYRLTRQAAPTQATVLLTGETGTGKELIARAVHELSNRATGPFIRVNCGALSESLLESELFGHTKGAFTSAHENRTGRFEAAHGGTIFLDEINSVSYKLQVKLLRVLQEHEFERVGDTRTIQVDCRVIAATNRDLLDLVEEGTFREDLYYRLNVIPIDIPPLRERADDIPALVDYFVERYSKLNNKKISTTDRQAMNCMQKYSWPGNVRELQNYIERAIVFSQGEVLEEKLFPPHVRGLAPVRTTRSSGKNLEDLCRDLVTKGMVENANADGVLHQRIVSLVEKELIFQVLQMSQGTQTKAATKLGINRNTLHKKIDDYQLGDVQ, from the coding sequence ATGGATAATGTGCTATCTGATGCTCCTGTTCTTCCCGACATGATCGGTTACTGCGATGTGATGCGCGATGTATATCGACTTACGCGTCAGGCGGCGCCTACCCAGGCGACGGTTTTGCTGACGGGAGAAACAGGTACAGGAAAGGAATTGATCGCGAGAGCAGTTCACGAACTCAGCAATCGGGCGACTGGCCCTTTTATTCGAGTGAATTGTGGGGCGCTTTCAGAGAGCCTGCTGGAAAGTGAGCTGTTCGGGCATACAAAGGGGGCATTCACCTCTGCTCACGAAAATCGAACAGGCCGATTCGAAGCCGCCCATGGAGGTACCATCTTTCTCGATGAGATCAACTCTGTCAGCTATAAGCTTCAAGTAAAATTGCTCCGTGTGCTTCAGGAACATGAATTTGAGAGAGTAGGGGATACCCGGACGATCCAGGTCGATTGCCGGGTCATTGCCGCTACCAACCGGGATCTTCTCGATTTGGTTGAAGAGGGGACCTTCCGGGAAGACCTGTATTACCGCCTCAATGTCATTCCGATCGACATTCCCCCCTTGCGCGAACGGGCCGATGACATCCCCGCGCTGGTTGATTATTTCGTAGAACGATATTCAAAGCTGAACAATAAAAAGATCTCCACGACAGATCGCCAGGCGATGAATTGTATGCAGAAATATTCCTGGCCTGGAAATGTACGGGAACTTCAGAACTATATCGAACGCGCGATCGTTTTCTCACAGGGGGAAGTTCTGGAAGAAAAACTGTTCCCCCCCCATGTACGTGGTTTGGCTCCTGTTCGAACAACTCGTTCCAGCGGTAAAAATCTGGAAGACCTCTGCCGCGATCTCGTCACTAAGGGGATGGTCGAGAACGCTAACGCTGATGGTGTGTTGCATCAACGGATCGTGTCGCTCGTAGAGAAAGAGTTGATCTTCCAGGTTTTGCAAATGTCACAGGGAACACAGACCAAAGCCGCGACAAAACTCGGGATCAATCGAAATACATTGCATAAGAAGATCGACGACTATCAACTCGGCGACGTGCAGTAG
- a CDS encoding nucleotide sugar dehydrogenase yields the protein MSQRLEAAIADKSAVVGVIGLGYVGLPLINAFVNAGFKTMGFDVDQQKVDMLKAKKSYIKTIPSEQIAHWIDEDRCEPTADMSRLSEADALLICVPTPLSDSRDPDLQYIVKTAEAIAATLRKDQLVVLESTTYPSTTRDVLLPILEKTSLKSGEDFFLAYSPEREDPGNPDFTAAGIPKVVGGMDPVSGKLASDLYSHAIVKIVTVNTPEVAEACKILENTYRAVNIALVNELKTLFDRMNIDIWDVVDAAKTKPFGFQAFYPGPGLGGHCIPIDPFYLTWLARKQGLNTRFIELAGEVNSRMPEYVISRLYEFLNDAGKPIKGSKILLLGVAYKKDVDDPRESPAFVLIDLLRSRGAELTYNDPHVPRLPPMRHHDVPDLASQELTSEFLAAQDCVLIATDHSAYDYDFIVKHAQMVLDTRNATKNVTEGRDKIYKA from the coding sequence ATGTCGCAACGGTTGGAAGCGGCGATCGCAGACAAATCAGCGGTCGTAGGAGTCATCGGTCTCGGTTACGTCGGTCTGCCTTTGATCAACGCATTCGTAAACGCCGGCTTTAAAACGATGGGCTTCGATGTCGACCAGCAGAAGGTCGATATGCTGAAAGCTAAGAAAAGCTACATCAAAACAATCCCTTCAGAGCAAATCGCTCATTGGATCGACGAAGATCGCTGTGAACCCACAGCCGACATGAGCCGTCTCTCAGAGGCAGACGCGCTGTTGATCTGCGTGCCCACTCCATTGTCCGACAGTCGTGATCCGGACCTGCAATACATCGTCAAAACCGCTGAAGCTATCGCCGCCACGTTGCGAAAGGATCAGTTGGTCGTTCTGGAATCAACCACGTATCCGTCAACCACACGTGACGTACTCCTTCCGATTCTGGAGAAAACCAGTCTCAAGTCAGGCGAAGATTTCTTCCTCGCTTACAGCCCTGAACGGGAAGATCCGGGCAATCCCGATTTTACAGCAGCAGGGATTCCCAAAGTCGTCGGTGGAATGGATCCCGTCAGTGGCAAATTGGCCTCCGATCTTTACAGCCACGCGATTGTAAAGATCGTCACAGTCAACACTCCAGAGGTTGCCGAAGCTTGCAAAATTCTGGAGAACACCTATCGGGCCGTTAATATCGCCTTGGTCAATGAGTTGAAGACACTCTTCGACCGTATGAATATCGATATCTGGGATGTCGTAGACGCTGCCAAAACGAAACCGTTCGGATTTCAGGCGTTCTACCCTGGTCCGGGACTGGGCGGACACTGTATTCCGATCGATCCGTTTTACCTGACCTGGCTGGCTCGTAAACAGGGGCTTAATACTCGCTTTATCGAACTTGCCGGCGAGGTGAACTCCCGGATGCCCGAGTATGTCATCTCTCGGCTTTATGAGTTCTTGAACGATGCGGGTAAGCCGATTAAAGGGAGCAAAATCTTGCTGTTGGGCGTGGCTTATAAGAAGGACGTCGACGACCCACGGGAAAGTCCCGCTTTTGTGCTGATCGACCTTCTTCGGTCGCGAGGAGCCGAACTGACCTACAACGATCCGCATGTTCCCCGCCTGCCTCCAATGCGTCATCATGATGTCCCTGACTTGGCAAGCCAGGAATTGACGTCGGAATTTCTCGCCGCTCAGGATTGCGTCCTGATTGCCACGGACCATTCTGCTTACGACTACGATTTCATCGTAAAGCACGCTCAAATGGTCCTGGACACTCGAAATGCGACCAAGAATGTGACCGAAGGCCGAGACAAAATCTATAAGGCCTAG
- a CDS encoding DUF1553 domain-containing protein translates to MLRFFFLCWGLVLSFVFLLNSIVLGANESVLEVTPAAVTLEGNLERAQLLVRRSVSKQVARDGWQDATREVEYVSAHPNVATVNAEGQILALANGETTVTLSWEGQSLTVPITVEGVTDEPHFQFMEDILPILSKSGCNMGPCHASQHGKGGFKLSVFGFNPKEDHLALTRERQQRRINYMVPEDSLFLQKATLRAPHGGGKRMTTDDVDYRILTDWVRQGAPGPAAETSEIVRLQVTPNERVLQPGAEQQLQVIAHFANGKTRDVTAWSKYDSMDEAVVSINDAGVVTITGKGQATTLVRFEGQAEIATFLAPYSESIELADWKSNNFVDELAVKKFIELGLQPSPLADDATFLRRAYLDATGSLPSVEETRRFLASDEPEKRDLVIDELLGFAEGEAGQKHTDAYASYWTLKWADLIRNQSRDLGDQGMWALHNWLLGSFRENQRFDAFVAELVSGKGSIYMNGPANYYKINKNSSDLAESTAQLFLGVRLQCAKCHHHPMEKYSQEDYYSFAAFFARIGTKNSQEFGLFGRESIVMVKSGGEVKHPKTGKVLKPKLLEGAEVDHPLDRRIPLVEWLTSPENPYFAKSVVNRYVGYLLGHGLVEPIDDMRATNPPSNVALMDKLTKSFVENDFNVKELMRTIMKSRLYQLSSQPTAENAPDNRFYSHYKVKRMTAESLLDAIDLATGDQTKFKNLPLGTRAISLPDAEYPNEFLNTFGKPRRASVCECERIPDENLAQALHTLNGETIAKKVSSKEGTLTQLLDSKTPSEEIISELYLTALNRPPRTAEQQACQQFLEQEKHNKQAYEDLFWALLNSKDFLFVH, encoded by the coding sequence ATGCTCCGATTCTTCTTCCTGTGCTGGGGGCTGGTTCTGAGTTTCGTTTTCTTACTGAACTCAATCGTTCTGGGAGCAAATGAATCCGTACTGGAAGTCACACCCGCTGCTGTGACTCTGGAAGGGAATCTGGAACGCGCTCAGTTGCTGGTTCGCCGATCCGTTTCGAAACAAGTGGCCCGCGATGGTTGGCAGGATGCAACGCGGGAAGTGGAGTACGTTTCAGCTCATCCGAATGTTGCGACTGTAAACGCGGAGGGACAAATCCTGGCACTCGCCAATGGCGAGACGACCGTGACGCTTTCATGGGAAGGTCAAAGCTTAACCGTTCCCATTACCGTAGAGGGGGTAACCGACGAACCGCACTTTCAATTTATGGAAGACATCCTCCCGATCCTCAGTAAGTCGGGATGTAACATGGGGCCTTGCCATGCCAGTCAGCATGGCAAAGGAGGATTTAAGCTGTCGGTCTTCGGATTCAATCCGAAAGAGGATCATCTCGCACTGACCCGCGAGCGACAGCAGCGACGTATTAACTACATGGTACCGGAAGATAGCCTCTTTCTTCAAAAAGCGACATTGCGGGCGCCTCATGGTGGCGGCAAACGAATGACGACAGACGATGTCGACTACCGTATTCTGACCGACTGGGTCCGACAGGGAGCTCCCGGGCCAGCAGCGGAAACGTCTGAAATAGTCCGCCTTCAAGTCACTCCGAATGAACGCGTACTCCAACCTGGAGCCGAACAACAATTACAGGTCATCGCGCACTTCGCCAATGGTAAAACTCGCGATGTAACCGCCTGGTCAAAGTACGATTCGATGGACGAAGCGGTGGTTTCGATCAACGATGCAGGTGTGGTCACGATCACTGGCAAGGGACAGGCGACCACATTAGTCCGATTTGAGGGACAGGCCGAAATCGCCACCTTCCTGGCTCCCTACAGTGAATCAATCGAACTGGCCGATTGGAAAAGCAATAACTTTGTCGATGAACTGGCGGTTAAGAAATTCATAGAACTGGGGCTTCAACCTTCTCCTTTAGCAGATGACGCCACCTTCCTGAGGCGTGCGTATCTGGATGCAACGGGTTCATTGCCCTCAGTTGAAGAAACACGTCGGTTTCTTGCCTCGGATGAACCAGAAAAACGAGATCTTGTCATCGACGAGCTACTTGGGTTCGCCGAAGGAGAAGCAGGTCAAAAACACACGGATGCCTATGCTTCGTACTGGACACTCAAATGGGCCGACCTTATTCGTAATCAAAGCCGCGATCTGGGTGACCAGGGAATGTGGGCTCTACACAATTGGCTGCTTGGATCCTTTAGAGAGAATCAGCGGTTCGACGCCTTCGTTGCAGAGTTAGTCTCAGGCAAGGGCTCGATCTATATGAATGGTCCGGCAAACTACTACAAAATCAACAAGAACAGTTCTGATCTCGCGGAATCGACGGCCCAACTCTTTTTGGGAGTCCGACTACAATGTGCGAAATGCCACCATCATCCGATGGAAAAATACAGCCAGGAAGATTACTACAGCTTCGCCGCCTTCTTCGCCCGCATCGGAACGAAGAACAGTCAGGAGTTTGGCTTGTTCGGTCGTGAATCGATCGTGATGGTCAAGTCTGGCGGAGAAGTGAAACATCCCAAAACAGGCAAAGTACTGAAGCCTAAACTGCTGGAAGGAGCAGAGGTTGACCATCCACTCGACCGTCGTATCCCGTTGGTGGAATGGCTGACCTCTCCCGAGAATCCTTACTTCGCAAAATCAGTCGTCAACAGATACGTCGGTTATCTGCTCGGGCATGGTTTGGTCGAACCGATTGACGACATGCGTGCTACCAACCCGCCCAGTAATGTGGCATTAATGGACAAACTGACGAAGTCTTTCGTGGAAAACGATTTCAACGTGAAAGAGTTGATGCGGACAATCATGAAATCTCGGCTTTACCAACTGAGTTCGCAACCGACCGCGGAGAATGCTCCCGATAACCGTTTCTACAGTCATTATAAAGTGAAACGAATGACGGCTGAATCACTTCTGGATGCCATTGATTTGGCGACGGGGGATCAAACAAAATTTAAGAACTTACCACTCGGCACCCGGGCGATTTCACTGCCGGACGCCGAATATCCAAATGAGTTCCTGAACACCTTCGGAAAACCCCGCCGTGCCTCTGTTTGTGAATGTGAACGGATCCCCGATGAAAATCTGGCCCAAGCTCTGCACACATTGAACGGTGAAACGATCGCGAAAAAAGTCTCCTCCAAAGAGGGGACGCTAACGCAGTTGCTCGATAGTAAGACTCCATCAGAAGAAATTATTTCCGAACTGTATTTAACAGCCCTCAATCGCCCGCCCCGAACGGCGGAACAACAAGCGTGTCAGCAGTTTCTGGAACAGGAAAAACACAACAAACAAGCCTATGAAGATCTCTTCTGGGCCCTGTTGAATTCTAAAGACTTTCTGTTCGTGCATTAA